One stretch of Sediminispirochaeta bajacaliforniensis DSM 16054 DNA includes these proteins:
- a CDS encoding DNA topoisomerase IV subunit A, with product MSYVKTLFNRNFLEYASYVIKDRAIPDIGDGLKPVQRRILHSLFEVDDGKFHKVANIVGHCMKYHPHGDASIYSALVVLANKDLFIDKQGNFGNPITGDEASAARYIECRVLPFAKKVLYSPQVTEYVDSYDGRNREPVVFPSKIPVLLIQGAEGIAVGMSTKILPHNFEEVLRAVVCELKGEPFQLFPDFPNGGLVDVSDYQDGLGKVLIRAKLDTKDPKRIIIKEIPFGTTTESLIASIEAAARKGRVKISQINDYTSEEVEIEIKLARGVYTKEVMDSLFAYTDCEYSVSVNLLVIKEGLPTQMTVTEVIRYYARQLVAVLEAELKVEEADLKEKIHARTLERIFIEERIYKRIEEMKTRETVISAVIEGFKPFKKEIPREVTEEDVERLLKIPIRRISLYDIEKARKELAELQGRLKEVRYHLKNLVAYAIGFIEGVLKDTAGMFPRRTKVGRFEKVDVREVAARDLDLRYDAKTGYLGYDLKGGDSLFAVNQYDRVLIIRGDGTYRVTDVPEKMFVGKGLMYCGIADKEELADCHFSIVYQDTVTKHLYIKRCTIEQFILEKDYDLLPENAKPLAFTTREDQEIVLNYKPKPRLKILEEYFRISDFLVKSVKAGGVRLSTKEVKSLKLRKAKKKAEDA from the coding sequence ATGAGTTATGTAAAGACCCTCTTTAATCGTAACTTCCTCGAGTATGCATCCTATGTCATCAAGGATCGGGCCATCCCCGATATCGGCGACGGTCTTAAGCCGGTACAGCGGCGTATTCTCCATTCGCTCTTTGAGGTCGACGACGGGAAATTCCACAAGGTGGCCAATATCGTTGGCCACTGCATGAAGTATCATCCTCACGGGGATGCAAGCATCTATTCCGCATTGGTTGTCCTTGCCAATAAGGACCTATTCATCGACAAGCAGGGGAATTTCGGTAATCCCATAACAGGAGACGAGGCGTCCGCTGCCCGATATATCGAATGTCGTGTCCTGCCCTTTGCGAAGAAGGTGCTCTACAGCCCTCAGGTAACAGAGTATGTGGACAGCTATGACGGCCGAAACCGTGAGCCTGTAGTCTTTCCTTCAAAGATTCCCGTACTTCTCATTCAAGGCGCCGAGGGTATCGCCGTTGGTATGTCGACCAAGATCCTGCCCCATAACTTTGAAGAGGTGCTTCGGGCGGTTGTTTGCGAGTTGAAAGGAGAGCCTTTTCAGCTTTTCCCTGATTTCCCAAACGGTGGATTGGTCGATGTTTCCGATTACCAGGACGGTCTTGGAAAGGTCCTCATCCGGGCAAAGCTGGACACCAAGGATCCAAAGCGGATCATCATTAAGGAAATTCCCTTCGGAACTACTACCGAAAGCCTCATCGCTTCCATAGAGGCGGCGGCCCGAAAGGGAAGGGTCAAAATCAGTCAAATCAACGACTATACCAGTGAAGAGGTCGAGATCGAAATTAAACTTGCCAGAGGTGTCTATACCAAAGAGGTGATGGACAGCCTTTTTGCCTACACCGACTGTGAGTATTCGGTCAGCGTAAACCTTCTTGTCATAAAGGAGGGACTGCCTACCCAGATGACCGTCACCGAGGTGATTCGCTACTATGCACGTCAGCTTGTGGCTGTTCTTGAGGCGGAGCTGAAGGTCGAAGAGGCCGATCTGAAGGAAAAGATCCATGCAAGAACCCTGGAGCGTATCTTCATCGAAGAGAGAATTTATAAACGTATCGAAGAGATGAAGACGAGAGAGACGGTGATTTCTGCGGTTATCGAAGGATTTAAACCCTTTAAAAAAGAGATTCCGCGGGAAGTGACGGAAGAGGATGTGGAACGGCTTTTGAAAATTCCGATCCGGCGAATCAGCCTCTACGATATCGAAAAGGCACGTAAGGAGTTGGCCGAGCTGCAGGGACGCCTGAAAGAGGTCCGTTATCATTTGAAAAATCTGGTGGCCTACGCCATCGGTTTTATCGAGGGGGTCCTGAAGGATACCGCTGGAATGTTTCCCCGCAGGACAAAGGTGGGCCGTTTTGAGAAGGTGGATGTCCGTGAGGTTGCCGCTCGTGATCTTGATCTGCGTTATGACGCCAAGACAGGATATCTTGGCTACGATCTGAAAGGCGGCGACTCTCTTTTTGCGGTCAATCAGTACGATCGGGTGCTGATTATTCGGGGAGACGGGACCTACCGGGTAACCGATGTTCCCGAAAAGATGTTTGTCGGTAAGGGATTGATGTACTGCGGTATCGCGGACAAAGAAGAGCTGGCCGACTGTCACTTTTCCATTGTGTATCAGGATACGGTAACCAAGCATCTCTATATTAAGCGATGTACCATCGAGCAGTTTATCCTGGAGAAGGATTACGATCTTTTGCCCGAGAACGCAAAACCCCTTGCCTTTACCACTCGTGAGGATCAGGAGATCGTTCTGAACTATAAACCAAAGCCTCGCCTTAAGATTTTGGAGGAGTATTTTCGGATTTCCGATTTTTTGGTGAAAAGCGTGAAGGCCGGAGGCGTCAGGCTTTCCACCAAGGAAGTAAAGAGCCTTAAGCTTCGAAAGGCAAAAAAGAAGGCGGAAGATGCTTGA
- a CDS encoding DNA topoisomerase IV subunit B: protein MAKKSTSYDESKIKTLSSLEHIRLRTGMYIGRLGDGSNFDDGIYILLKEIIDNSIDEYIMGSGNLIKVQLADNVVRVRDFGRGIPLGKVIECVSIINTGAKYNDEVFQFSVGLNGVGTKAVNALSKRFRVVSFRNGAYFEAIFERGELKSQKKGKAPKEKNGTYTEFEADPDIFGDYLFNQEFVEQRMWNYACLNAGLSLEFNKKRFKSEKGLLDLLASEIGEKTLYEIGYYRGEKLEFAFTHTETYGETYFSFVNGQYTSDGGTHQSAFREGLLKGVNEFYKKNYSGVDVREGIAGAIAVKLMNPVFESQTKNKLGNTEVRGWIVNEVKDAVADFLHKDQEAAKKLEDKIRNNERLRKELNSVKKEAREAAKKIALKIPKLKDCKYHLGDKEGDETMIFLTEGASATGAMVSSRDVYHQAIFSLRGKPQNTWGKKKADLYKNEELYNMMMALGIENDVAELRYAKIVIATDADHDGFHIRNLLLTFFLNYFEELVHQGRVFILETPIFRVRNKKETRYCYNIKERDEAMGSLSNHEVTRFKGLGEISPSEFGQFIGEDMRLVNVSIKSLQTIPDTLEFYMGKNTPHRRSFIMENLI from the coding sequence ATGGCGAAGAAATCTACTAGTTATGACGAAAGTAAGATAAAAACACTATCTAGTCTCGAACATATTCGGCTGAGAACCGGGATGTACATCGGTCGGCTCGGCGACGGCAGCAACTTTGACGACGGTATCTACATTCTTCTGAAAGAGATCATCGACAATAGTATTGATGAATATATTATGGGATCCGGAAATCTCATAAAGGTTCAGCTTGCCGATAATGTCGTCCGAGTAAGAGATTTCGGACGTGGAATTCCTCTTGGTAAGGTGATTGAGTGTGTTTCGATTATCAATACCGGAGCAAAATACAATGATGAGGTTTTCCAGTTTTCTGTGGGCCTAAATGGGGTCGGTACCAAGGCCGTAAACGCACTTTCAAAACGCTTTCGGGTAGTGAGTTTTCGGAACGGTGCCTATTTTGAGGCAATATTTGAACGAGGAGAGCTGAAAAGCCAGAAAAAAGGAAAGGCCCCGAAGGAAAAAAACGGGACCTATACGGAATTCGAAGCGGATCCCGATATCTTTGGTGATTATCTATTCAATCAGGAATTCGTCGAACAGCGGATGTGGAACTATGCTTGCCTAAATGCGGGACTGTCCCTCGAATTCAACAAAAAGCGATTCAAAAGTGAAAAAGGCCTTCTCGACCTCCTCGCTTCGGAAATCGGAGAGAAAACCCTCTACGAGATTGGCTACTATCGTGGCGAAAAACTGGAATTTGCCTTTACCCATACGGAGACCTACGGAGAAACCTACTTCTCTTTTGTCAACGGCCAGTATACCAGTGACGGAGGGACCCATCAGAGTGCCTTTCGAGAGGGGCTTCTAAAAGGGGTGAACGAGTTTTACAAGAAAAATTACTCGGGAGTCGATGTCCGCGAGGGTATTGCCGGGGCTATCGCCGTCAAGTTGATGAATCCCGTCTTTGAGAGCCAGACAAAAAACAAGTTGGGTAATACCGAGGTCAGGGGCTGGATCGTTAATGAGGTCAAAGATGCGGTGGCCGATTTTCTCCATAAGGATCAGGAAGCCGCAAAAAAACTTGAGGACAAGATCCGAAACAACGAACGACTACGTAAAGAGCTTAATTCGGTAAAAAAGGAGGCCCGGGAGGCAGCCAAGAAAATCGCCCTCAAAATTCCGAAGTTGAAGGATTGCAAATATCACCTTGGAGACAAAGAGGGTGATGAAACGATGATCTTTCTTACCGAGGGTGCTTCAGCCACCGGAGCCATGGTATCCAGCCGGGATGTCTACCATCAGGCAATTTTCAGTCTTAGGGGAAAGCCGCAAAATACATGGGGAAAGAAGAAAGCCGATCTCTACAAAAATGAAGAGCTATACAATATGATGATGGCCCTGGGCATAGAGAACGATGTCGCGGAACTGCGCTATGCAAAGATTGTCATTGCAACCGATGCCGATCACGACGGTTTTCATATTCGTAATCTGCTTCTTACCTTTTTCCTCAACTATTTCGAGGAACTTGTGCATCAGGGACGGGTTTTCATTCTCGAAACACCCATTTTTCGGGTACGAAACAAAAAGGAGACCCGGTATTGCTATAACATCAAAGAGCGGGACGAAGCCATGGGCTCTCTTTCCAACCATGAGGTTACCCGCTTTAAAGGGCTCGGAGAGATCAGCCCAAGTGAATTCGGACAATTCATCGGCGAGGATATGCGTCTGGTGAATGTCAGCATCAAGAGCCTCCAAACCATCCCCGATACCCTGGAATTTTACATGGGGAAAAATACCCCGCATCGCCGAAGCTTTATCATGGAGAATTTGATCTAA